A genome region from Heteronotia binoei isolate CCM8104 ecotype False Entrance Well chromosome 19, APGP_CSIRO_Hbin_v1, whole genome shotgun sequence includes the following:
- the RGMA gene encoding repulsive guidance molecule A isoform X3 produces the protein MSPCKIMKCNSEFLAATSGPHHLGAEEAPEFCTALRTYAHCTHRTARTCRGDLAYHSAVHGIDDLMVQHNCSKEGPTAPPRLRPPPRGDSQERSDSPEVCYYEKSFHKHSPPPNYTHCGLFGDPHLRTFSDTFQTCKVQGAWPLIDNTYLNVQVTNTPVWPGSAATATSKLTIIFKSFHECVDQKVYQAEMDELPAAFIDGSQNGGDKHGANSLKITEKVSGQHVEIQAKYIGTTIVVRQVGRYLTFAVRMPEEVVNAVEDRDNQGLYLCLRGCPLNEQIDVEAIRSAVQAPESQPRPKGRAFTHDTATAKCREKLPVEDVYFKSCVFDLLTTGDVNFTLAAYYAFEDVKMLHSNKDKLHLYGQPRNAAPSRRPVPLLLLLAVLGYLSHFSAVSL, from the exons ATGTCTCCGTGCAAAATCATGAAGTGCAACTCTGAATTTTTGGCCGCCACCTCGGGGCCTCACCACCTGGGCGCCGAGGAGGCCCCTGAATTCTGTACCGCTTTGCGCACCTACGCTCACTGCACCCACCGCACAGCCCGGACGTGCCGGGGGGACTTGGCTTACCACTCCGCCGTCCACGGCATCGATGACCTCATGGTCCAACACAACTGCTCCAAAGAGGGCCCCACCGCCCCGCCCCGCCTCCGCCCCCCGCCCCGGGGAGACAGCCAGGAGCGCTCGGACAGCCCGGAGGTCTGCTATTATGAGAAGAGTTTCCAcaaacactccccccctcccaactacACCCACTGCGGGCTCTTTGGGGACCCCCACCTGAGGACTTTTTCGGACACTTTCCAGACGTGCAAAgttcagggggcgtggcctctCATAGACAATACCTACCTGAACGTACAGGTCACCAACACCCCTGTTTGGCCCGGATCCGCGGCAACCGCCACAAGCAAG CTCACAATCATCTTCAAGAGTTTCCATGAATGCGTGGACCAAAAAGTCTACCAGGCAGAGATGGACGAGCTCCCAGCGGCATTCATTGACGGCTCCCAGAACGGTGGTGACAAGCACGGAGCCAACAGCCTGAAGATCACTGAGAAGGTATCGGGTCAACACGTTGAGATCCAGGCCAAGTACATCGGAACCACCATCGTGGTGAGGCAGGTTGGCCGCTACCTCACCTTTGCTGTGCGGATGCCTGAGGAGGTAGTCAACGCCGTGGAGGACAGAGACAACCAGGGCCTCTACCTCTGTCTGCGGGGCTGTCCACTCAATGAACAAATAGATGTTGAGGCCATCCGCTCCGCTGTGCAGGCCCCCGAAAGCCAGCCTCGCCCTAAAGGGCGGGCCTTCACTCACGACACGGCTACGGCCAAATGCCGAGAGAAGCTGCCCGTGGAGGACGTGTACTTCAAATCCTGCGTCTTTGACCTCTTGACCACGGGGGATGTCAACTTCACCCTTGCGGCCTACTACGCCTTCGAGGACGTCAAGATGCTCCATTCCAACAAAGACAAATTGCACTTGTACGGACAGCCCAGGAACGCGGCTCCCTCCCGGCGACCCGTTCCACTTTTGCTTCTCCTAGCCGTGCTGGGGTATTTGAGCCACTTCTCAGCCGTTTCCCTATAG
- the RGMA gene encoding repulsive guidance molecule A isoform X1, translating into MQPLRERIVVRGEAGWMGMGKGARADALRLLQTLFLSLCVFPTGMSPCKIMKCNSEFLAATSGPHHLGAEEAPEFCTALRTYAHCTHRTARTCRGDLAYHSAVHGIDDLMVQHNCSKEGPTAPPRLRPPPRGDSQERSDSPEVCYYEKSFHKHSPPPNYTHCGLFGDPHLRTFSDTFQTCKVQGAWPLIDNTYLNVQVTNTPVWPGSAATATSKLTIIFKSFHECVDQKVYQAEMDELPAAFIDGSQNGGDKHGANSLKITEKVSGQHVEIQAKYIGTTIVVRQVGRYLTFAVRMPEEVVNAVEDRDNQGLYLCLRGCPLNEQIDVEAIRSAVQAPESQPRPKGRAFTHDTATAKCREKLPVEDVYFKSCVFDLLTTGDVNFTLAAYYAFEDVKMLHSNKDKLHLYGQPRNAAPSRRPVPLLLLLAVLGYLSHFSAVSL; encoded by the exons GGATGTCTCCGTGCAAAATCATGAAGTGCAACTCTGAATTTTTGGCCGCCACCTCGGGGCCTCACCACCTGGGCGCCGAGGAGGCCCCTGAATTCTGTACCGCTTTGCGCACCTACGCTCACTGCACCCACCGCACAGCCCGGACGTGCCGGGGGGACTTGGCTTACCACTCCGCCGTCCACGGCATCGATGACCTCATGGTCCAACACAACTGCTCCAAAGAGGGCCCCACCGCCCCGCCCCGCCTCCGCCCCCCGCCCCGGGGAGACAGCCAGGAGCGCTCGGACAGCCCGGAGGTCTGCTATTATGAGAAGAGTTTCCAcaaacactccccccctcccaactacACCCACTGCGGGCTCTTTGGGGACCCCCACCTGAGGACTTTTTCGGACACTTTCCAGACGTGCAAAgttcagggggcgtggcctctCATAGACAATACCTACCTGAACGTACAGGTCACCAACACCCCTGTTTGGCCCGGATCCGCGGCAACCGCCACAAGCAAG CTCACAATCATCTTCAAGAGTTTCCATGAATGCGTGGACCAAAAAGTCTACCAGGCAGAGATGGACGAGCTCCCAGCGGCATTCATTGACGGCTCCCAGAACGGTGGTGACAAGCACGGAGCCAACAGCCTGAAGATCACTGAGAAGGTATCGGGTCAACACGTTGAGATCCAGGCCAAGTACATCGGAACCACCATCGTGGTGAGGCAGGTTGGCCGCTACCTCACCTTTGCTGTGCGGATGCCTGAGGAGGTAGTCAACGCCGTGGAGGACAGAGACAACCAGGGCCTCTACCTCTGTCTGCGGGGCTGTCCACTCAATGAACAAATAGATGTTGAGGCCATCCGCTCCGCTGTGCAGGCCCCCGAAAGCCAGCCTCGCCCTAAAGGGCGGGCCTTCACTCACGACACGGCTACGGCCAAATGCCGAGAGAAGCTGCCCGTGGAGGACGTGTACTTCAAATCCTGCGTCTTTGACCTCTTGACCACGGGGGATGTCAACTTCACCCTTGCGGCCTACTACGCCTTCGAGGACGTCAAGATGCTCCATTCCAACAAAGACAAATTGCACTTGTACGGACAGCCCAGGAACGCGGCTCCCTCCCGGCGACCCGTTCCACTTTTGCTTCTCCTAGCCGTGCTGGGGTATTTGAGCCACTTCTCAGCCGTTTCCCTATAG